In Carya illinoinensis cultivar Pawnee chromosome 6, C.illinoinensisPawnee_v1, whole genome shotgun sequence, a single genomic region encodes these proteins:
- the LOC122313832 gene encoding uncharacterized protein LOC122313832 isoform X9 has protein sequence MAERRERTVEELYNATESIAEAEISPVLRGSYRMQGPVDEKDHDIEKNMASSQPETKFGKCTLSKRGHMRGESGTCNVCFAPCSSCLHLNRALMESKAEEFSDESCRANATSQYSLNESGPLSSIKSRASDCLQHATSETSNILSVNSGHDSFCENADSKATLRSSVISDASEDLEMLPKLASGGSNSDDQISSKAQCVLDKRNFSNKYEEIKSEEGHDDSTSCVSGANDANVAISNHNRNISSKALVGTLGPEGSCKATQFNEFGTLEFPISKDADASSSTPKVHSPYSHSHSGISGISFSCNTNFMEKSPPSHIQDKVLECSTEHINLSLIKEAASDIVSVQKSFANKGGLICGSTEVSMKKFPKSEAETKMDSADSPKETLKTLGENEHNVRSMELVELPDMHEPPLQSVSGDGSDESDIVEQDVKVCDICGDEGRENLLAICSRCSDGAEHTYCMREMLQKLPEGDWLCEECKSAEESENQKQGSEVEGKRTNKVISSTHISGKRHAENMEVASAKPSSPSRIVIGSPKPSSPSGIVTGPPKPSSPSGIVTGSPKPSSPSRIVTGLPKPSSPSRIVELSRALSSKSLDKGKVKSADQTSLSNHSCNDIFETARSSMTGARLQKPKVGASSTSGMCSSAAEQKLNQVAVKDEPLSTHFLNDGRPSNYADGTVQDGLPQSQEITNQYEKTREGSIRPRPTATSASKSVFCQKCKDTGHAAEFCTISILQASSTDASAARSSKGEKHEGSKLKAAIHAALLRRPEIYRKKGVLDQPDDLSVSNTDLNYKIASQDQLLVSNKSKDIVSSEGSHERQAILGSSISDSSKQITANTLKQFASNRTDAFLSKLGGSCSTIVSVGKPIITDFSCQASITSVLLKTSIVPEYEYIWQGRFELHRGGKLLELCDGVQAHLSTCASPKVLEVVNKFPHKVSLHEVPRFSTWPSQFFESGAKEDNIALYFFAKDHESYERNYKSLLDNMIKNDLALKGNFDGIELLIFPSNQLPEKSQRWNMLFFLWGVFRGKRVDCTDSTKKLHIPSLNVVPPDKDVPPAVVIMSEKLCSPRCMDEELPGCDRSYNMVITSNAPNQTIATVSGNYDNPVTSIEQVCSRYQENSEHHDSKLDSKSISKIGASGVQLGPEMSHSSGSSKELILPDRVEAELETSIQVSEKSGSNNGDKVAMHWDNSSRRENKTSLKILPLSHKGVGVLGNVQDRMNGAQDQVKFERELMGDVGYVDREAAMERDMTNQRKRPYSDLSETPPQTSGMSQCMPWNEASRMMVDGESGDERLKTGLGFMFGHKISRGRNSGNDKFTSQTIDPGPCSSVEKRCDEACDEKVILEDFGSHERYFFPVDSHRASDFRSRENSMPWEKLPPDDDDKLHDGVPNLELALGAETKPASKGMLPFFVGEVGRKNNQDKAPDKAKEQDEDGVSASLSLSLSFPFQDKELTVKPVSKTEQPLPERNNLSNSRLLFGGFRDK, from the exons ATGGCCGAGCGGAGAGAACGTACTGTGGAGGAGTTGTACAATGCGACCGAGTCGATTGCCGAAGCGGAG ATATCACCAGTCTTGAGAGGGAGTTATCGGATGCAAGGGCCTGTAGATGAGAAAGATCATGATATTGAAAAGAACATG GCATCTTCTCAACCTGAAACAAAATTTGGGAAGTGTACCTTGAGTAAGAGGGGTCATATGAGAGGCGAGTCTGGGACTTGTAATGTGTGCTTCGCTCCTTGCTCATCTTGTCTGCATCTGAACCGAGCTCTGATGGAGTCAAAGGCTGAGGAGTTTTCTGATGAAAGCTGTCGTGCAAATGCTACTAGTCAGTATTCTCTTAATGAGAGTGGTCCCTTATCTTCTATTAAGAGTAGAGCGTCTGATTGCTTACAGCATGCCACCAGTGAAACCAGTAACATTCTCAGTGTTAATTCTGGTCATGATTCTTTCTGTGAAAATGCTGATAGTAAAGCAACCTTAAGGTCTTCTGTGATATCTGATGCCTCAGAAGATCTTGAGATGCTTCCAAAGCTGGCTTCTGGAGGAAGTAACTCAGATGATCAAATTTCGTCCAAAGCACAATGTGTTTTGGATAAGAGAAACTTCTCAAATAAGTATGAGGAAATTAAATCAGAAGAAGGTCATGATGATAGCACATCATGTGTGAGTGGAGCGAATGATGCGAATGTAGCAATTAGTAATCACAACAGGAATATCAGTAGTAAAGCTTTAGTTGGTACTTTAGGTCCGGAGGGATCATGCAAGGCAACTCAATTCAACGAGTTTGGCACATTAGAGTTCCCTATTTCGAAAGATGCAGATGCTAGCAGTAGCACACCGAAGGTGCACAGTCCATACTCCCATTCTCACAGTGGAATATCTGGTATATCTTTTTCTTGCAATACAAATTTTATGGAAAAGAGTCCACCCTCTCATATTCAGGATAAAGTTCTGGAGTGCTCTACGGAACATATTAATTTGTCATTAATTAAAGAGGCAGCATCCGACATTGTTTCTGTCCAGAAATCTTTTGCAAATAAAGGTGGCCTTATTTGTGGCAGTACTGAGGTTTCCATGAAAAAATTTCCGAAGTCCGAAGCAGAGACTAAGATGGATAGCGCGGACTCACCAAAGGAAACTTTGAAAACTTTAGGTGAGAATGAGCACAATGTCAGGTCCATGGAATTGGTTGAGTTACCTGACATGCATGAGCCTCCTTTGCAATCTGTTTCTGGGGATGGAAGTGATGAGTCGGACATTGTGGAGCAAGAT GTAAAAGTATGTGATATTTGTGGGGATGAAGGTCGTGAGAATTTACTTGCGATATGTAGTAGGTGCAGTGATGGTGCAGAGCACAC CTATTGCATGCGAGAAATGCTCCAAAAACTTCCTGAAGGTGATTGGCTGTGTGAAGAATGCAAATCTGCCGAGGAATCTGAAAATCAGAAGCAAG gTTCAGAAGTTGAGGGAAAACGAACAAACAAAGTCATTTCCAGTACGCATATTTCTGGCAAGAGGCATGCAGAGAATATGGAAGTGGCTTCAGCAAAGCCCTCTAGCCCCAGCAGAATAGTTATAGGATCACCAAAGCCCTCAAGTCCCAGCGGAATAGTTACAGGACCACCAAAGCCCTCAAGTCCCAGCGGAATAGTTACAGGATCGCCAAAGCCATCAAGTCCCAGCAGAATAGTTACAGGATTGCCAAAGCCATCAAGTCCCAGCAGAATAGTTGAACTATCTCGAGCTTTGTCATCCAAGAGCTTAGATAAGGGAAAAGTAAAGTCTGCTGATCAAACGTCTCTTTCCAATCATTCCTGTaatgatatttttgaaactGCACGCTCTTCTATGACCGGTGCACGGCTTCAAAAACCCAAGG TTGGAGCTTCATCTACTAGTGGGATGTGCAGTTCTGCTGCTGAACAAAAGTTGAATCAAGTTGCCGTTAAGGATGAACCCTTATCCACTCATTTTTTGAATGATGGGAGACCATCCAATTATGCTGATGGAACTGTGCAAGATGGCTTGCCTCAGTCCCAGGAGATAACAAATCAATATGAGAAAACTAGGGAGGGCAGTATTCGCCCAAGGCCTACTGCTACAAGTGCCTCCAAAAGTGTTTTCTGCCAAAAATGTAAAGATACTGGGCATGCTGCAGAGTTCTGCACAATCAGTATCCTGCAGGCTTCTAGTACTGATGCATCTGCCGCAAGAAGTTCTAAAGGGGAAAAGCATGAAGGCAGCAAGTTAAAAGCTGCAATTCATGCTGCTTTGCTGAGAAGGCCTGAAATTTACAGGAAGAAAGGAGTACTTGATCAACCTGATGACTTGTCCGTGTCAAACACAGATTTGAATTACAAAATAGCTTCTCAGGATCAATTATTGGTTTCGAATAAATCTAAGGATATTGTCTCGTCTGAAGGAAGTCATGAGAGGCAAGCTATTCTTGGGAGTTCTATCTCCGACTCATCTAAACAGATTACCGCCAACACTTTGAAGCAGTTTGCTTCAAACCGAACTGATGCTTTTTTGTCCAAACTGGGGGGCTCATGTTCAACCATTGTTTCTGTTGGAAAGCCTATAATAACAGATTTCTCTTGTCAAGCTTCTATAACATCTGTTCTCCTGAAGACGTCAATCGTTCCTGAATATGAATATATCTGGCA GGGACGTTTTGAATTGCACCGAGGTGGAAAACTTCTGGAATTATGTGATGGAGTTCAAGCACATCTATCAACTTGTGCATCACCAAAAGTTCTCGAAGTGGTGAACAAGTTTCCCCACAAAGTCTCCCTACATGAAGTACCTCGCTTTAGCACCTGGCCATCCCAGTTTTTTGAAAGTGGTGCTAAAGAAGATAACATTGCTCTATACTTCTTTGCAAAAGATCACGAGAG TTATGAGAGAAACTACAAGAGCCTGTTGGATAATATGATCAAGAACGATTTAGCCCTGAAAGGAAACTTTGATGGCATTGAACTTTTAATATTTCCGTCCAACCAACTTCCTGAGAAGTCACAGC GTTGGAATATGTTGTTTTTTCTATGGGGTGTGTTCAGGGGAAAGAGGGTGGATTGTACTGATTCGACAAAGAAGTTACATATTCCCAGTTTGAATGTGGTACCACCGGACAAAGATGTTCCGCCCGCTGTTGTGATCATGTCCGAGAAGCTATGTTCACCAAGGTGTATGGATGAAGAATTACCGGGGTGTGACAGATCTTACAATATGGTCATAACATCCAATGCTCCTAATCAGACTATTGCCACAGTAAGTGGGAATTATGATAATCCTGTAACTTCCATTGAACAGGTGTGTTCAAGATACCAAGAAAATTCGGAACATCATGATAGTAAACTTGACTCCAAATCCATTTCAAAGATAGGAGCAAGCGGTGTGCAGTTAGGCCCAGAAATGAGTCATAGCAGTGGATCCTCG AAAGAGCTGATTCTTCCGGACAGAGTGGAGGCAGAGCTTGAAACCTCAATTCAGGTATCAGAAAAGAGTGGCTCCAACAATGGTGACAAGGTAGCAATGCATTGGGATAATTCTTCTCGTAGAGAAAATAAGACGTCTTTGAAAATTCTTCCCCTTAGCCATAAGGGGGTAGGCGTCTTGGGGAATGTTCAGGATAGAATGAATGGAGCCCAGGATCAAGTTAAATTTGAGAGGGAATTGATGGGAGATGTTGGGTATGTGGATAGGGAGGCAGCTATGGAGAGAGACATGACCAATCAACGGAAACGCCCCTACTCTGATCTTTCAGAGACTCCTCCCCAGACTTCTGGCATGAGTCAGTGCATGCCCTGGAATGAAGCAAGTAGAATGATGGTTGATGGAGAAAGCGGTGATGAAAGGCTGAAGACAGGTCTTGGTTTTATGTTTGGACATAAAATTTCTAGGGGTAGAAATTCTGGGAATGATAAATTTACATCTCAAACAATTGATCCTGGTCCCTGTTCGTCCGTTGAGAAGAGATGTGACGAAGCTTGTGATGAGAAAGTTATTTTAGAGGATTTTGGAAGTCATGAAAGGTATTTTTTTCCTGTGGATTCACATCGAGCAAGTGATTTTCGATCCAGGGAGAATTCAATGCCCTGGGAAAAGCTCCCacctgatgatgatgataaattACATGATGGGGTTCCAAATCTTGAGCTTGCTTTAGGGGCTGAGACGAAGCCAGCAAGTAAAGGAATGCTGCCTTTCTTTGTTGGGGAAGTAGGCAGAAAAAATAACCAAGATAAGGCCCCGGATAAGGCGAAGGAGCAGGATGAGGATGGTGTTTCTGCGtccctctccctttctctctcgtTCCCATTTCAAGACAAAGAACTGACTGTAAAACCTGTTTCAAAAACGGAGCAGCCCCTGCCCGAAAGAAACAATTTGAGTAACTCACGGCTGCTTTTCGGTGGCTTCCGGGACAAATAG
- the LOC122313832 gene encoding uncharacterized protein LOC122313832 isoform X5, translating into MRKIMILKRTCYCLGFYQASSQPETKFGKCTLSKRGHMRGESGTCNVCFAPCSSCLHLNRALMESKAEEFSDESCRANATSQYSLNESGPLSSIKSRASDCLQHATSETSNILSVNSGHDSFCENADSKATLRSSVISDASEDLEMLPKLASGGSNSDDQISSKAQCVLDKRNFSNKYEEIKSEEGHDDSTSCVSGANDANVAISNHNRNISSKALVGTLGPEGSCKATQFNEFGTLEFPISKDADASSSTPKVHSPYSHSHSGISGISFSCNTNFMEKSPPSHIQDKVLECSTEHINLSLIKEAASDIVSVQKSFANKGGLICGSTEVSMKKFPKSEAETKMDSADSPKETLKTLGENEHNVRSMELVELPDMHEPPLQSVSGDGSDESDIVEQDVKVCDICGDEGRENLLAICSRCSDGAEHTYCMREMLQKLPEGDWLCEECKSAEESENQKQGSEVEGKRTNKVISSTHISGKRHAENMEVASAKPSSPSRIVIGSPKPSSPSGIVTGPPKPSSPSGIVTGSPKPSSPSRIVTGLPKPSSPSRIVELSRALSSKSLDKGKVKSADQTSLSNHSCNDIFETARSSMTGARLQKPKGTFVKSNSFNTLNYKTNTKLVDEDFPQKQKGAREHTSIETNEGRARRISKSISFKSAYSGCTNAAESKVKMLSSKFIDVQDLKGSKQAKERGTFERKNLCKQDRPMASSTTTSSTVSTPKVDQKLTSRGETSLPSYLSNNRESKAVQSDGKLSLSKVYSSLGRKGVEIPVTSVGASSTSGMCSSAAEQKLNQVAVKDEPLSTHFLNDGRPSNYADGTVQDGLPQSQEITNQYEKTREGSIRPRPTATSASKSVFCQKCKDTGHAAEFCTISILQASSTDASAARSSKGEKHEGSKLKAAIHAALLRRPEIYRKKGVLDQPDDLSVSNTDLNYKIASQDQLLVSNKSKDIVSSEGSHERQAILGSSISDSSKQITANTLKQFASNRTDAFLSKLGGSCSTIVSVGKPIITDFSCQASITSVLLKTSIVPEYEYIWQGRFELHRGGKLLELCDGVQAHLSTCASPKVLEVVNKFPHKVSLHEVPRFSTWPSQFFESGAKEDNIALYFFAKDHESYERNYKSLLDNMIKNDLALKGNFDGIELLIFPSNQLPEKSQRWNMLFFLWGVFRGKRVDCTDSTKKLHIPSLNVVPPDKDVPPAVVIMSEKLCSPRCMDEELPGCDRSYNMVITSNAPNQTIATVSGNYDNPVTSIEQVCSRYQENSEHHDSKLDSKSISKIGASGVQLGPEMSHSSGSSKELILPDRVEAELETSIQVSEKSGSNNGDKVAMHWDNSSRRENKTSLKILPLSHKGVGVLGNVQDRMNGAQDQVKFERELMGDVGYVDREAAMERDMTNQRKRPYSDLSETPPQTSGMSQCMPWNEASRMMVDGESGDERLKTGLGFMFGHKISRGRNSGNDKFTSQTIDPGPCSSVEKRCDEACDEKVILEDFGSHERYFFPVDSHRASDFRSRENSMPWEKLPPDDDDKLHDGVPNLELALGAETKPASKGMLPFFVGEVGRKNNQDKAPDKAKEQDEDGVSASLSLSLSFPFQDKELTVKPVSKTEQPLPERNNLSNSRLLFGGFRDK; encoded by the exons ATGAGAAAGATCATGATATTGAAAAGAACATG TTACTGCCTTGGTTTTTATCAGGCATCTTCTCAACCTGAAACAAAATTTGGGAAGTGTACCTTGAGTAAGAGGGGTCATATGAGAGGCGAGTCTGGGACTTGTAATGTGTGCTTCGCTCCTTGCTCATCTTGTCTGCATCTGAACCGAGCTCTGATGGAGTCAAAGGCTGAGGAGTTTTCTGATGAAAGCTGTCGTGCAAATGCTACTAGTCAGTATTCTCTTAATGAGAGTGGTCCCTTATCTTCTATTAAGAGTAGAGCGTCTGATTGCTTACAGCATGCCACCAGTGAAACCAGTAACATTCTCAGTGTTAATTCTGGTCATGATTCTTTCTGTGAAAATGCTGATAGTAAAGCAACCTTAAGGTCTTCTGTGATATCTGATGCCTCAGAAGATCTTGAGATGCTTCCAAAGCTGGCTTCTGGAGGAAGTAACTCAGATGATCAAATTTCGTCCAAAGCACAATGTGTTTTGGATAAGAGAAACTTCTCAAATAAGTATGAGGAAATTAAATCAGAAGAAGGTCATGATGATAGCACATCATGTGTGAGTGGAGCGAATGATGCGAATGTAGCAATTAGTAATCACAACAGGAATATCAGTAGTAAAGCTTTAGTTGGTACTTTAGGTCCGGAGGGATCATGCAAGGCAACTCAATTCAACGAGTTTGGCACATTAGAGTTCCCTATTTCGAAAGATGCAGATGCTAGCAGTAGCACACCGAAGGTGCACAGTCCATACTCCCATTCTCACAGTGGAATATCTGGTATATCTTTTTCTTGCAATACAAATTTTATGGAAAAGAGTCCACCCTCTCATATTCAGGATAAAGTTCTGGAGTGCTCTACGGAACATATTAATTTGTCATTAATTAAAGAGGCAGCATCCGACATTGTTTCTGTCCAGAAATCTTTTGCAAATAAAGGTGGCCTTATTTGTGGCAGTACTGAGGTTTCCATGAAAAAATTTCCGAAGTCCGAAGCAGAGACTAAGATGGATAGCGCGGACTCACCAAAGGAAACTTTGAAAACTTTAGGTGAGAATGAGCACAATGTCAGGTCCATGGAATTGGTTGAGTTACCTGACATGCATGAGCCTCCTTTGCAATCTGTTTCTGGGGATGGAAGTGATGAGTCGGACATTGTGGAGCAAGAT GTAAAAGTATGTGATATTTGTGGGGATGAAGGTCGTGAGAATTTACTTGCGATATGTAGTAGGTGCAGTGATGGTGCAGAGCACAC CTATTGCATGCGAGAAATGCTCCAAAAACTTCCTGAAGGTGATTGGCTGTGTGAAGAATGCAAATCTGCCGAGGAATCTGAAAATCAGAAGCAAG gTTCAGAAGTTGAGGGAAAACGAACAAACAAAGTCATTTCCAGTACGCATATTTCTGGCAAGAGGCATGCAGAGAATATGGAAGTGGCTTCAGCAAAGCCCTCTAGCCCCAGCAGAATAGTTATAGGATCACCAAAGCCCTCAAGTCCCAGCGGAATAGTTACAGGACCACCAAAGCCCTCAAGTCCCAGCGGAATAGTTACAGGATCGCCAAAGCCATCAAGTCCCAGCAGAATAGTTACAGGATTGCCAAAGCCATCAAGTCCCAGCAGAATAGTTGAACTATCTCGAGCTTTGTCATCCAAGAGCTTAGATAAGGGAAAAGTAAAGTCTGCTGATCAAACGTCTCTTTCCAATCATTCCTGTaatgatatttttgaaactGCACGCTCTTCTATGACCGGTGCACGGCTTCAAAAACCCAAGG GTACTTTCGTAAAATCCAATTCATTCAACACCTTAAATTACAAAACAAACACTAAACTTGTAGATGAAGACTTTCCTCAAAAGCAGAAGGGTGCTAGAGAACATACCTCCATTGAGACGAATGAGGGGCGTGCCCGAAGGATAAGCAAATCTATATCATTTAAATCTGCATACTCAGGATGTACAAATGCTGCTGAATCAAAAGTTAAAATGCTTTCATCTAAATTTATTGATGTTCAAGATCTAAAAGGATCGAAACAAGCAAAAGAACGTGgtacatttgaaagaaaaaatttatgtaaacaGGATCGTCCTATGGCCAGTTCAACGACAACTAGTTCCACTGTTTCAACACCTAAGGTTGACCAAAAGCTCACGTCTCGTGGTGAAACCAGTTTGCCTTCATATTTAAGCAACAACCGAGAGTCAAAGGCTGTCCAGTCTGATGGGAAATTAAGTTTATCAAAAGTTTACAGCAGTCTAGGTCGTAAAGGTGTAGAAATTCCAGTTACTTCAG TTGGAGCTTCATCTACTAGTGGGATGTGCAGTTCTGCTGCTGAACAAAAGTTGAATCAAGTTGCCGTTAAGGATGAACCCTTATCCACTCATTTTTTGAATGATGGGAGACCATCCAATTATGCTGATGGAACTGTGCAAGATGGCTTGCCTCAGTCCCAGGAGATAACAAATCAATATGAGAAAACTAGGGAGGGCAGTATTCGCCCAAGGCCTACTGCTACAAGTGCCTCCAAAAGTGTTTTCTGCCAAAAATGTAAAGATACTGGGCATGCTGCAGAGTTCTGCACAATCAGTATCCTGCAGGCTTCTAGTACTGATGCATCTGCCGCAAGAAGTTCTAAAGGGGAAAAGCATGAAGGCAGCAAGTTAAAAGCTGCAATTCATGCTGCTTTGCTGAGAAGGCCTGAAATTTACAGGAAGAAAGGAGTACTTGATCAACCTGATGACTTGTCCGTGTCAAACACAGATTTGAATTACAAAATAGCTTCTCAGGATCAATTATTGGTTTCGAATAAATCTAAGGATATTGTCTCGTCTGAAGGAAGTCATGAGAGGCAAGCTATTCTTGGGAGTTCTATCTCCGACTCATCTAAACAGATTACCGCCAACACTTTGAAGCAGTTTGCTTCAAACCGAACTGATGCTTTTTTGTCCAAACTGGGGGGCTCATGTTCAACCATTGTTTCTGTTGGAAAGCCTATAATAACAGATTTCTCTTGTCAAGCTTCTATAACATCTGTTCTCCTGAAGACGTCAATCGTTCCTGAATATGAATATATCTGGCA GGGACGTTTTGAATTGCACCGAGGTGGAAAACTTCTGGAATTATGTGATGGAGTTCAAGCACATCTATCAACTTGTGCATCACCAAAAGTTCTCGAAGTGGTGAACAAGTTTCCCCACAAAGTCTCCCTACATGAAGTACCTCGCTTTAGCACCTGGCCATCCCAGTTTTTTGAAAGTGGTGCTAAAGAAGATAACATTGCTCTATACTTCTTTGCAAAAGATCACGAGAG TTATGAGAGAAACTACAAGAGCCTGTTGGATAATATGATCAAGAACGATTTAGCCCTGAAAGGAAACTTTGATGGCATTGAACTTTTAATATTTCCGTCCAACCAACTTCCTGAGAAGTCACAGC GTTGGAATATGTTGTTTTTTCTATGGGGTGTGTTCAGGGGAAAGAGGGTGGATTGTACTGATTCGACAAAGAAGTTACATATTCCCAGTTTGAATGTGGTACCACCGGACAAAGATGTTCCGCCCGCTGTTGTGATCATGTCCGAGAAGCTATGTTCACCAAGGTGTATGGATGAAGAATTACCGGGGTGTGACAGATCTTACAATATGGTCATAACATCCAATGCTCCTAATCAGACTATTGCCACAGTAAGTGGGAATTATGATAATCCTGTAACTTCCATTGAACAGGTGTGTTCAAGATACCAAGAAAATTCGGAACATCATGATAGTAAACTTGACTCCAAATCCATTTCAAAGATAGGAGCAAGCGGTGTGCAGTTAGGCCCAGAAATGAGTCATAGCAGTGGATCCTCG AAAGAGCTGATTCTTCCGGACAGAGTGGAGGCAGAGCTTGAAACCTCAATTCAGGTATCAGAAAAGAGTGGCTCCAACAATGGTGACAAGGTAGCAATGCATTGGGATAATTCTTCTCGTAGAGAAAATAAGACGTCTTTGAAAATTCTTCCCCTTAGCCATAAGGGGGTAGGCGTCTTGGGGAATGTTCAGGATAGAATGAATGGAGCCCAGGATCAAGTTAAATTTGAGAGGGAATTGATGGGAGATGTTGGGTATGTGGATAGGGAGGCAGCTATGGAGAGAGACATGACCAATCAACGGAAACGCCCCTACTCTGATCTTTCAGAGACTCCTCCCCAGACTTCTGGCATGAGTCAGTGCATGCCCTGGAATGAAGCAAGTAGAATGATGGTTGATGGAGAAAGCGGTGATGAAAGGCTGAAGACAGGTCTTGGTTTTATGTTTGGACATAAAATTTCTAGGGGTAGAAATTCTGGGAATGATAAATTTACATCTCAAACAATTGATCCTGGTCCCTGTTCGTCCGTTGAGAAGAGATGTGACGAAGCTTGTGATGAGAAAGTTATTTTAGAGGATTTTGGAAGTCATGAAAGGTATTTTTTTCCTGTGGATTCACATCGAGCAAGTGATTTTCGATCCAGGGAGAATTCAATGCCCTGGGAAAAGCTCCCacctgatgatgatgataaattACATGATGGGGTTCCAAATCTTGAGCTTGCTTTAGGGGCTGAGACGAAGCCAGCAAGTAAAGGAATGCTGCCTTTCTTTGTTGGGGAAGTAGGCAGAAAAAATAACCAAGATAAGGCCCCGGATAAGGCGAAGGAGCAGGATGAGGATGGTGTTTCTGCGtccctctccctttctctctcgtTCCCATTTCAAGACAAAGAACTGACTGTAAAACCTGTTTCAAAAACGGAGCAGCCCCTGCCCGAAAGAAACAATTTGAGTAACTCACGGCTGCTTTTCGGTGGCTTCCGGGACAAATAG